Proteins co-encoded in one Anabas testudineus chromosome 8, fAnaTes1.2, whole genome shotgun sequence genomic window:
- the LOC113152768 gene encoding coiled-coil domain-containing protein 134, whose translation MWSVCTVVLALASVVLGSAESDTHRLRHDSNLEIYKRLFETKRKDQLNALKNLVELNDINQQYKIIDIMLKGLFKVLEDSRQILVAANMQPDDPFPMDDKIKEAYSHVVENTAFFGDVALRFPRIVHHYYDRNADWGGLLRWGLNFCNQTGVFTGGAHQHVLTLMSQELGITEKSPDFINPYRTERDDVLHTAEAFQKILREEEKRRRKEEKRKEIRKGPRISRSRTEL comes from the exons ATGTggagtgtgtgtacagtggtCCTGGCACTCGCCTCTGTCGTCCTCGGCTCAGCAGAGTCCGACACGCACAGACTGAGACATGACTCCAACCTGGAGATCT ACAAGCGGCTGTTTGAGACCAAGAGAAAAGATCAGTTGAACGCGCTCAAGAATCTGGTCGAGCTGAACGACATCAACCAGCAGTACAAGATCATAGACATCATGCTCAAAGGACTCTTTAAg GTGTTGGAGGACTCGAGACAAATCCTGGTTGCGGCCAACATGCAGCCTGATGACCCCTTCCCCATGGACGATAAGATCAAAGAAG CTTATTCCCATGTGGTGGAGAACACAGCATTTTTTGGTGATGTGGCGTTACGTTTTCCCCGGattgtccaccactactatgacCGGAACGCTGACTGGGGCGGTCTGCTGCGCTGGGGGCTGAATTTCTGTAACCAGACAGGAGTTTTTACAGGAGGAGCCCACCAACATGTCCTCACGCTT ATGTCACAGGAGCTGGGAATAACGGAGAAGTCTCCAGACTTTATAAATCCGTACCGCACAGAGAGAGACGAT GTGCTTCACACTGCAGAGGCTTTTCAGAAGATCCtgagggaagaggagaagaggaggaggaaagaagagaagagaaaagaaatcagGAAAGGTCCTCGCATCTCCCGCTCTCGCACAGAGCTATAG
- the LOC113152519 gene encoding uncharacterized protein LOC113152519 isoform X1 has protein sequence MDLADDEEIKEPCDMERGEEGDDSETRWSDELRLVLIGRTGCGKSASGNTILGRKQFLSQISASSVTQICELGSTELAEEDVAEQDGQAVAQRRMRRVTVVDMPGFGDTHLTVEQIHAEIAKCVSLSAPGPHAFLLVVPVGRYTDSENQAVCELTEIFGEDALHHHTVVLFTRGDDLEGTGIEEYLSNTAPAGLKALIDRCGGRYHVLNNRDPSNTAQVKELLMKVDEMVKQTDRGFYTNTMFLEAEAAIREEQKRMLRDREEAEGAEQGENNSIDDEAKCPKQRKCDLESDIAEMSETGLISRDMEGENNLKVEKWTVESRHSAFSFLRDRVDRCRDQFRGRRKGSSRRQSVRSSLTRMRREAALSAKVLEKIKILVAAGATGMAVGAVFGAAAPLAAAAGASLVGNSVGFAAGQLAGMSVAGGTSVGKAVGAIVAAASSKTAVALGAVAGGAVGGSVGTIVGAEAASPGEGAMDALGQVSILGASAVGLAAGVGGTMGAGAVLGAALEGAAFSTAALGGPETAAVGAASASVAQGSLASAAGQHAVATVAAGTGAPQCAAAGAALTQVGPVNAPLAVGSTGAVQGLTGSGVASVASRAASDPWGTVAATTRILSAVAEIGKAAAGIALAGGLVVKVVKEKVRGGTGVTETTYSEKKSYEIHWNK, from the exons ATGGATTTGG cagatgaCGAAGAGATAAAGGAGCCATGTGATATGGAGCGGGGGGAGGAGGGTGATGACTCTGAAACCAGATGGAGTGATGAACTCAGACTGGTCCTCATTGGAAGGACCGGATGCGGCAAGAGTGCGTCTGGAAACACCATCTTAGGCCGGAAACAGTTCCTGTCACAGATCAGCGCCAGTTCTGTCACCCAGATCTGCGAGCTCGGGAGCACTGAGCTCGCTGAGGAAGACGTTGCTGAGCAGGATGGTCAAGCTGTCGCACAGAGGCGGATGAGGAGAGTCACAGTGGTTGACATGCCAGGTTTTGGTGACACTCACCTCACTGTGGAGCAGATTCATGCTGAGATAGctaaatgtgtttctctctctgcccctgGCCCACATGCTTTCCTCCTGGTGGTGCCAGTGGGACGATACACAGACAGCGAGAACCAGGCTGTCTGTGAGTTAACAGAGATATTTGGGGAGGATGCTCTTCATCACCACACAGTGGTTCTTTTTACCAGAGGTGATGACCTGGAAGGAACAGGGATTGAAGAGTACCTGAGTAACACAGCACCAGCTGGGCTTAAGGCTCTGATTGACAGGTGTGGTGGGCGGTACCATGTTCTCAACAACAGAGACCCCAGCAACACAGCACAAGTTAAAGAACTCCTGATGAAAGTGGACGAGATGGTGAAGCAGACTGACAGAGGGTTTTACACCAATACCATGTTTTTAGAAGCGGAGGCAGCCatcagagaggagcagaagaggatGTTGAGGGACCGGGAAGAAGCAGAGGGGGCAGAACAAGGGGAAAACAACAGCATAGATGATGAGGCTAAATgtccaaaacaaagaaaatgtgactTAGAGTCTGACATAGCAGAAATGAGTGAGACAGGGCTCATCAGCAGGGACATGGAGGGAGAAAATAATTTGAAGGTGGAGAAGTGGACAGTTGAAAGCCGACACAGTGCCTTCAGCTTCTTGAGGGACAGAGTTGATCGATGTAGAGACCAGTTCAGAGGCAGGCGTAAGGGAAGCAGCAGGCGACAGTCTGTCCGATCATCCTTGACTCGCATGAGGAGGGAGGCTGCACTTTCTGCTAAGGTGCTAGAAAAAATTAAGATCCTGGTGGCTGCTGGAGCCACCGGCATGGCAGTCGGAGCAGTATTTGGGGCGGCTGCCCCTTTAGCAGCTGCGGCTGGGGCATCTCTTGTGGGAAACTCAGTAGGTTTTGCTGCAGGTCAGTTAGCTGGCATGTCTGTAGCTGGTGGCACAAGTGTTGGGAAAGCTGTAGGGGCTATAGTGGCGGCAGCTTCAAGTAAAACTGCAGTGGCTTTGGGCGCAGTAGCAGGTGGAGCTGTGGGTGGTTCTGTGGGAACCATTGTTGGTGCTGAGGCTGCAAGTCCTGGGGAAGGTGCTATGGATGCCCTTGGGCAGGTTAGTATTCTAGGGGCCTCTGCTGTGGGGTTGGCAGCAGGTGTAGGAGGCACCATGGGAGCTGGGGCTGTTTTAGGTGCAGCTCTGGAGGGAGCAGCTTTCAGCACAGCAGCCCTCGGTGGACCTGAAACTGCAGCTGTAGGAGCAGCTAGTGCTTCTGTAGCTCAGGGTAGTTTAGCCTCGGCGGCAGGACAGCATGCAGTGGCTACTGTGGCTGCAGGCACTGGGGCTCCACAGTGTGCTGCAGCCGGGGCGGCCTTAACTCAAGTGGGACCTGTAAATGCTCCACTTGCTGTTGGGTCAACTGGTGCTGTGCAGGGGTTAACAGGGTCGGGTGTGGCATCAGTAGCTAGCAGGGCTGCATCAGACCCCTGGGGCACTGTGGCAGCAACAACACGCATTCTGTCTGCTGTGGCTGAGATAGGCAAGGCTGCAGCAGGTATTGCCCTGGCTGGTGGTCTGGTAGTGAAGGTGGTAAAGGAAAAAGTCAGAGGTGGCACAGGAGTAACAGAAACCACTTACTCAGAGAAGAAGTCTTATGAGATCCACTGGAACAAATAG
- the LOC113152519 gene encoding uncharacterized protein LOC113152519 isoform X2 — protein MDLDDEEIKEPCDMERGEEGDDSETRWSDELRLVLIGRTGCGKSASGNTILGRKQFLSQISASSVTQICELGSTELAEEDVAEQDGQAVAQRRMRRVTVVDMPGFGDTHLTVEQIHAEIAKCVSLSAPGPHAFLLVVPVGRYTDSENQAVCELTEIFGEDALHHHTVVLFTRGDDLEGTGIEEYLSNTAPAGLKALIDRCGGRYHVLNNRDPSNTAQVKELLMKVDEMVKQTDRGFYTNTMFLEAEAAIREEQKRMLRDREEAEGAEQGENNSIDDEAKCPKQRKCDLESDIAEMSETGLISRDMEGENNLKVEKWTVESRHSAFSFLRDRVDRCRDQFRGRRKGSSRRQSVRSSLTRMRREAALSAKVLEKIKILVAAGATGMAVGAVFGAAAPLAAAAGASLVGNSVGFAAGQLAGMSVAGGTSVGKAVGAIVAAASSKTAVALGAVAGGAVGGSVGTIVGAEAASPGEGAMDALGQVSILGASAVGLAAGVGGTMGAGAVLGAALEGAAFSTAALGGPETAAVGAASASVAQGSLASAAGQHAVATVAAGTGAPQCAAAGAALTQVGPVNAPLAVGSTGAVQGLTGSGVASVASRAASDPWGTVAATTRILSAVAEIGKAAAGIALAGGLVVKVVKEKVRGGTGVTETTYSEKKSYEIHWNK, from the exons ATGGATTTGG atgaCGAAGAGATAAAGGAGCCATGTGATATGGAGCGGGGGGAGGAGGGTGATGACTCTGAAACCAGATGGAGTGATGAACTCAGACTGGTCCTCATTGGAAGGACCGGATGCGGCAAGAGTGCGTCTGGAAACACCATCTTAGGCCGGAAACAGTTCCTGTCACAGATCAGCGCCAGTTCTGTCACCCAGATCTGCGAGCTCGGGAGCACTGAGCTCGCTGAGGAAGACGTTGCTGAGCAGGATGGTCAAGCTGTCGCACAGAGGCGGATGAGGAGAGTCACAGTGGTTGACATGCCAGGTTTTGGTGACACTCACCTCACTGTGGAGCAGATTCATGCTGAGATAGctaaatgtgtttctctctctgcccctgGCCCACATGCTTTCCTCCTGGTGGTGCCAGTGGGACGATACACAGACAGCGAGAACCAGGCTGTCTGTGAGTTAACAGAGATATTTGGGGAGGATGCTCTTCATCACCACACAGTGGTTCTTTTTACCAGAGGTGATGACCTGGAAGGAACAGGGATTGAAGAGTACCTGAGTAACACAGCACCAGCTGGGCTTAAGGCTCTGATTGACAGGTGTGGTGGGCGGTACCATGTTCTCAACAACAGAGACCCCAGCAACACAGCACAAGTTAAAGAACTCCTGATGAAAGTGGACGAGATGGTGAAGCAGACTGACAGAGGGTTTTACACCAATACCATGTTTTTAGAAGCGGAGGCAGCCatcagagaggagcagaagaggatGTTGAGGGACCGGGAAGAAGCAGAGGGGGCAGAACAAGGGGAAAACAACAGCATAGATGATGAGGCTAAATgtccaaaacaaagaaaatgtgactTAGAGTCTGACATAGCAGAAATGAGTGAGACAGGGCTCATCAGCAGGGACATGGAGGGAGAAAATAATTTGAAGGTGGAGAAGTGGACAGTTGAAAGCCGACACAGTGCCTTCAGCTTCTTGAGGGACAGAGTTGATCGATGTAGAGACCAGTTCAGAGGCAGGCGTAAGGGAAGCAGCAGGCGACAGTCTGTCCGATCATCCTTGACTCGCATGAGGAGGGAGGCTGCACTTTCTGCTAAGGTGCTAGAAAAAATTAAGATCCTGGTGGCTGCTGGAGCCACCGGCATGGCAGTCGGAGCAGTATTTGGGGCGGCTGCCCCTTTAGCAGCTGCGGCTGGGGCATCTCTTGTGGGAAACTCAGTAGGTTTTGCTGCAGGTCAGTTAGCTGGCATGTCTGTAGCTGGTGGCACAAGTGTTGGGAAAGCTGTAGGGGCTATAGTGGCGGCAGCTTCAAGTAAAACTGCAGTGGCTTTGGGCGCAGTAGCAGGTGGAGCTGTGGGTGGTTCTGTGGGAACCATTGTTGGTGCTGAGGCTGCAAGTCCTGGGGAAGGTGCTATGGATGCCCTTGGGCAGGTTAGTATTCTAGGGGCCTCTGCTGTGGGGTTGGCAGCAGGTGTAGGAGGCACCATGGGAGCTGGGGCTGTTTTAGGTGCAGCTCTGGAGGGAGCAGCTTTCAGCACAGCAGCCCTCGGTGGACCTGAAACTGCAGCTGTAGGAGCAGCTAGTGCTTCTGTAGCTCAGGGTAGTTTAGCCTCGGCGGCAGGACAGCATGCAGTGGCTACTGTGGCTGCAGGCACTGGGGCTCCACAGTGTGCTGCAGCCGGGGCGGCCTTAACTCAAGTGGGACCTGTAAATGCTCCACTTGCTGTTGGGTCAACTGGTGCTGTGCAGGGGTTAACAGGGTCGGGTGTGGCATCAGTAGCTAGCAGGGCTGCATCAGACCCCTGGGGCACTGTGGCAGCAACAACACGCATTCTGTCTGCTGTGGCTGAGATAGGCAAGGCTGCAGCAGGTATTGCCCTGGCTGGTGGTCTGGTAGTGAAGGTGGTAAAGGAAAAAGTCAGAGGTGGCACAGGAGTAACAGAAACCACTTACTCAGAGAAGAAGTCTTATGAGATCCACTGGAACAAATAG